ACAGTGCCCCCAACGCACCAGCTATGGCTGTGAGCGCCGTTGTTGGCGCATTCTGATCAGTTGTTTCATCGTCAGGCCGGCCACTCGTGATTGGTGCGTGCCTCTTACGCGCAAGCCAGCTTCGTCGTTTTAGGAAAGCGTCGTTTGTCGCCTCGTTCTTCGCACCTGCAATTAAGTACATTTATGAGTGATTTGAAAGCGTGCGGAAAAGTCCATTTTACCCCTGTCTTTCGCGCATCTATATGGCAGTtacactttttctttgtttttcttctctttgcCTTAGCGTTTCGGTTTCTTACTTCCCTGTCACAAATTTCACATTTCCTTATGCATTCTATGATGTTTTTTGTTCTGGTTCGAAACTCTTTCTGGATTTTGCTGCCTCTTTCGATCATCAACATCATCAACACCATCCTGGTATGTTACTTTTTTCTTTCCTGTTTTCTTAGCTTCGCCTCATGGCTATATTGTTTGAAGCCCTTATCCTGTTAGCAGTTGCTTGGTTTTCGTGTTGGATTTGCATGTTTGACAGCGCTAGGTAGATGTCAGAGGGGTTGCCATTTAGGTTCTTGATTCTTTACTTAGTTGTAGATTTAGCCTTAATTTTACTGCATATAGGTTGTAGTGTTCAGCGTTAGTAGCACTAGTTCTAGCTTTCCCGACTTCCCGACCTGGCTAGCCTGATTGTGTGGTGCCCCCACTGTAGATATGACACAACTTGCCCTTCCGAGACCCTGATTGACAGATATGCCTGGGTCGCTACGGATGTGAAGCGTACGCCTCGCAAATGACGTTAGAGGAGTTAACGGACTTTCGCCTTCGCGACCAGCTATGCGAGGGTGGTGACGAGGAGGGACGCTACGAAGTATTTGTTCCTGCCGACTACGAACGCTTGTGCCAGATCAACCTCAACACACCCCGAATTGATTACTGGATGTGGGTGTATAAAGCGATGTTCATCGTCTTGGTGGTTCGCTTGCCCTTGTCTCCCTTTCAAATGGCACTTTTAAACTGATGCGACGTGGCTCCATTGCAGCTGCATCCGAATAGCTGGGCTGCTATTCGGTGCTTTGAAATGATTTGCGAGTACCTCGAGCTGCCGGCTTCCATTGAGGTGTTCTTGTGGTTGTTTgttttgatgaatccttccaaGGAGGGTAGGCATAAAAAGGGATTCATGTCTTTCCGGCCTGTTCAAGGGAGACAAATCTTCAGCACTTTCGAGGATTCGTTTCATGGCTTTAAGGATAAGTTCTTCAAGGTCCGACTTGCCGAAGAAGTACATTCTTTTTGGTTAACTATGAAGGGTGAGTAGAGGATCCGACCTACTGGATCAAAATCTAAACATTTATAAAGTATAAAAGAAATTACAATTTATCATGAAAAAAGGTATAAACAATAGTTATGTTGGCATACCACAAAATACTCCTACTACTTCAAGTTTTACAATTTTCTTCAAgctttttaattgttttcaatctttataaattttggaaaattatttctcctttttttcattttaaaaggaggctaatttattttatattgatacttttttaataacaaaataggaaaaatttttagaaaataaaaatttaatggaATTAATATatcctatatatatttttttatatgaggaGCTTAATATTATTTCCATATACTTTTTGGCAAGTTATATCAAGGTTACAGCCCCACTATAAAAGGAGCAtccaatttattaatttatatgttgcGAGTTTCGACCTTTCAAAGCCATCAGCAGACGAAAAAAGTGAACAAAACCCTAGCACTCCACAATGACAGCAACAATCGTATCCTATGCTGTCTTGTGCCTGTGTATATATAACTCAAAACAAACCCTAATTGCTTGCACCGCTCACACACACCTCATTCTCAAGCCACCTCACTACACACTTTCTTTCTATTCGAACCTTCCCCTCCTAAAACCCTCTTCCATTTCTTCACCGATTCATCTGTCAAAAACCCTTTTCGGTGGTAACTGGTGAGTGACACTACAACCATTTTCAGCTTCACATTTTCTTCGTATTGCTCTTCCCTTATTttgtctctctttattttttttcttttcttttaattcttagGCCTGTTTGGATGCCCCATTTGGATAAAGTTTCGTCTTTTTAGCCTGTGTAATTCATTTGGGGTTTTTCGATTTTTCAGAAGCTGCTCAAAGGGGTTTAATCAGGTGAAGCTATAACCATGTCGGAGGATGAGAGGGAAGAGAAGGAGTTGGATCTTACAACTCCTGAAGTGGTCACTAAGTACAAGAGTGCAGCTGAGATTGTTAACAGTATGTTCTCTCTCTATCAGTTATGGTTAAAGTTCTctgttttttattgatttaattatatatttcatTGCTGATAAAAATGGTTGATTGTTTTGGGtataacataatatttattttattttaaaatttctatttttgtgtgtgtgtgtgtgtgtgtgtgtgtgcagAGGCTTTGCAGTTAGTTGTTTCAGAATGTAAACCAAAGTCTAAGATTGTAGACATTTGTGAAAAAGGGGATAGCTACATTAGAGAGtaagttttttgttttaatgtttttttatgCCTTTTAGTGTCTGATTTATGTTATACAATTGGttttgatattttgtttatatatacatgtaatgtaatttctttgtttgtttgttgttgttttagCTTATGGGGTGTGCTCTGTTTTTTCTAATGAAGGCAAACCGGTAACATGTACAAGAATGTGAAGAGGAAGATTGAGAGGGGAGTTGCTTTCCCAACTTGCATTTCTGTTAACAACACTGTGTGTCATTTTTCTCCACTAGCCACTGATGAAACTGTGTTGGAAGAAGgtgatattttgaaaatataagacTATGTTGAAGCTTGCTTTTAATGTAAAAAGATGGGCACTACTTTCTTGTTGTGAACGCGGTTATTGATTGTTCTTTTTTTGGTTGGTTGCAGTGATATGGCTTGCCATATTGATGGATTTATTGCTGCCGTGGCGCACACTCATGTTCTGCAGCAAGGACCGGTTACTGGACGGGTGGCTGATGTAATTGCAGCTGCAAACACTGCTGCTGAAGTGGCCTTGAGACTTGTAAGGCCGGGAAGGAAGGTAATTATATGTAAGAAACATTTTTCTATTTCTGATTTTGTTTCTATATGGGATTTGAGATATGAGATGAGATGATAATGGTTTTTGTTACCTTTTTATGCTTTTACATTGTGAATTGTGATGATTCTATTATGTAGTTGATCTGGTTGGTTTGTTTAAAGATAACATGGTTGGAGTTCTCTCCGTGGGGAACTTGGTATCTGtcttcttttattgtttttaacttGTGATTTGTGATCTCGTTCCATTTGAACTGATTTCACCCAGCTGTTCGTTTGTCAATTTGCGTTTAGTTGCTTGTAATCTATGCATAGTTTTTGATTGCGGATGGCGGTTGGTTCATTGTGTGAGCCAAAAATCTGCCATAAAATTATGGCGGATGGCGTTGCGGAAAATGGCGGATTAcctaaaaaatacatatatatgtacAAAATAACAAAGTAAGATgcagaaaaattacaaatataataaactataaaatcTAATCGATATAAGCAATTTTCTAGTCATAAGACATTCAATTAATATATAGCAAATATAGTAgcaaatttaacaaataaacaTAACATCAAGTTCAAGTCATAACTTATAAGTCATAAGGAGGCCATAAAACATAAGGGGTAGGAGCATTAGAACCAGGGGCTTGTCTAGAAGTAGACATAGTGAACTGAACGTGAAAAAAATTGGAAGAGGTTTATGACACTGATAAGGTTTAAACAGAATGTACGAACCAGAGAGAGGCTGATTAGGGTTTAGCAGCCGCAGCAAGGAGCAACTGGTGATGACCGGTGGTGATGAGCGGCAGTGACGGGTGGCACAGAGCGGCTGCATGCAGGTGTGCAGAGAGCAGCGTCGCAGAGAACAGGGAGGGAGTGTGTTTTGACGTGAAGATGAGGGAGTTTTTGAATAGAAGAGGCTGATTAGGGCAGTTATCACTTAGGGTTTCTTAGTTTACCCAAAATACCCTCagatttttttctcaaaaattcaaaaaaatctgCAATTTCCGCCAATTTCATGGCGTCCTGCCATGGCACCACCACAATTGCAGCCGCAATTTCGCCCACCGCGATAATCACGTCGCGGAGACCTTTGTATGGCGGCAAGGCCAAAATCGCCACGCCAAAAGGCGATCGCAATTGCGGTGACGCCATGGTGGAACGCCATACATATGGCGGAAATATTGGGttaggatttaaaaaaaaaatttgagggTAATTGGGTAAATTAGGAAACCCTAAGTGATACCAATAACCctaattattcaaaaactcctcTTTGTTCTCTGCGCCTCTTCTTTGCGTGAAAACTCCTCTCCCTGTTCTCTGTGCATCTTGTCACTGCCGCCTGCCGCTGGTCGTCGCCGTCCTCATCACCACAGTCGTTCCTTGCTGCCGTTGCAAACCACCGTTCCTGTTTCTCTGGTTCGTAGTTTCttgcatatatatttttttccgtTCAGTTCACTATCTCCCTCTCTTCCCCGAACCCTGATAAACCTCTCttcctccaaatttttttcCGTTCAGTTCACTATGTCTACTTCCAGACAATCCCCTGATTCTAATGAGACAATGGCTTTGGTCTTTCTTttaagtttttagtttttatattcTATGTCTTATGTTTATTTGCTACTATATTTTCTCATTTTGCTGCATTAATTGGATGTCTTACGACTAGAAAAATGATTATATAGATTAgattttatagtttattataTTTGCAATTTTTCTGCATTTTTATATGCATTTTTTAGGTAATCCGCCATTTCCCGCAACGCCATCCGTCATAATTTTATGGCGGATTTTTTGGCTCACCGCCATCAAAAACTATGGCCCTGCCTTGAGAAGTATTCAATCCCCTAGTGGATTTTGATCTCTAAATGATGAAAACTGCCCTTAGCTATGGATAAATTCCAATGAAGCTTTATTGTTGTCATAGTTACACTGATAGAGATCATTTATGGCCTTTTTTTGCAACTCCAAATGTTTTTTCTTGTCCTATTATTTCTGTTTCTCATGATGTTTACTTTGCTGTTAACTCGAGCTTATTCCTCCTCAccttattctttcttttttcccaTGTTGTATACAGTGTTTTGGTTTCGCTTCACTGCAAAGATCTATTTATTTCGTTCTGATATTGACCAAAATTTATCTTCCTGGATTTGTTTCATGTTTGTTATCACTGTCCACTTCCTTTGCGGTTAACTTTTTATGCTTTTGATTATATATTAACTGTGATTTGATTTCTCTGTATGATGAAGATGATTTAGGCTATGGATGAATTCCGATGAAGCCTATTATAGTCATAGTTACACTGATAGAGAGTCATTTATCCGAAGGTTCCTTTTTCCTGAACCCATCTTCAACTAGTTCAATTTCTTCAGTGTCTAACTTTCTCAATAATATTATGATCATATGGTTGCCAAGTGTATTAAGTGCTACCCTATTCACTTAATCACTTTGCTTTGAGCCTTTTAGTTATTTCTAATGGATCAAGTGTATTCGCattaattatcaaattacaTTATTTGCTGCAATTTATTTTACTTCCTCCACGTTGCCTGGCTTGTTAATGTGAATGTTTTTGGGAAGAAACAGTTCTTTGTGTTTTCAAACTCTTTACCCTAATGATGAACACTTACTAAAAGCCATGGACAATTGTCCAAGTGAAGCTTATATGTCATAGTTACTCTGATGGGGCATTTCCTGCCGAATGCAGTCTAGAATTTACGTATCTAATTTGTTGGTTTCTTACACTagtttcaatacaatttttCCCTAGATTATCACAGGCTCACACTGTAAGtattgcattctttttttgCTGAAATAATAGTTTCTTTGTGCTGATGTTGTTGTCAGCTTACTTGTCTATTGGAGCTAACATCATGCAATATTAAATCAATGCCTGTAATTTTGTGTTGATCATCTCTGGTAAAGGCAACTTTGCCGAGGATATCAATTTTGTATTGATTTCCTCCTTTCCCTGTTTGCCTAAACTAAAATTTTGCTGAACACAATAGTTTCTTGGTTGTACTGATTTTGTAGTCAGTGCACTCATCTATTGAAGCTAACATTTTgcaatatttaaatcaatgcctGTATCTGTGTGTGTTTTCTATATGTAGTAATGGCAACCTTGCCGAGGATATTGATTTTGTATCGGTTTCCTCCTTTCCCTGTTGCCTAAACTAGAAATTAGCTGAAAATAATAGTTTCTTTGTGCTGATTTTGTTGTCAGCTTACTTGTCTATTGGAGCTAACATCATGCAATATTAAATCAATGCCTGTAATTGTGTTGATCATCTCTGGTAAAGGCAACTTTGCCGAGGATATCAATTTTGTATCGATTTCCTCCTTTCCCTGTTTGCCTAAACTAAAATTTTGCTGAACACTAGTTTCTTGGTTGTACTGATTTTGTAGTCAGTGCACTCATCTATTGAAGCTAACATTTTgcaatatttaaatcaatgcctGTATCTGTGTGTGTTTGCTGTATGTAGTAATGGCAACCTTGCCGAGGATATTGATTTTGTATCGGTTTCCTCCTTTCCCTGTTGCCTAAACTAGAAATTAGCTGAAAATTCTCTGTTGTGCTTATTTTATAATCGCACTGGTCTATTGCAGCTAACATAGTACAATATCCAAATCAATGTGTTACATTCTTTTGTAGAGGGGTGGAAAAGTTAtcattttttatagtaaaatagCTTTACATATGGAAATTGGAACATCATCTAATGGAAGATTTGCCTAGGTGATGTGCATATTGGAAATGGCAGGAAAATTGTTTTAATGGTGTGgtgatttcatatatttttatttctttgtttatGCTATAACTATTCAAATTATTGTCTGTCAATCAGTAACCTGAAAACTAGATTACAATCTCTTATTtgaacaaaaattatattttaacaagtGGTATTGTAAATTCTAACGGATTTCGTTAAATTTTTCCCATGACAGAACAAGGATGTAACTGATGCAATTCAAAAGGTTGCTGCTGCCTATGATTGCAAAATCGTTGAGGGTGTTCTTAGTCACCAAATGAAGCAATTCGTGATTGACGGAAACAAGGTTGTGTTGAGTGTATCTAATCCGGATACTAGGGTTGATGATGCTGAGTTCGAGGAAAATGAAGTTTATGCTATTGATATAGTTGCAAGCACCGGAGAAGGCAAGGTAGGTTTTCTTATTAGTTAATCTTCCTGTATGATGCTGCTTATTTTCAGCGACGAACTAAAGTTTTGGTTACTTGCAGCCTAAGCTTTTGGATGAGAAGCAGACAACTATCTATAAGAGGGCTGTTGACAAGAGCTATCACTTGAAGATGAAAGCATCGAGGTTCATTTTCAGCGAAATTAGCCAAAATTTTCCAATCATGCCATTTTCTGCTAGGTAATTCGACAACCTAGGTTTTATTAATGATACTACTTTAATTCGAGGGTTTGAATATCGATTCTCTTTGTTCCACTTAAAATGTCAGTTCTTCTTTACCAGGGCTTTGGAAGAGAAGAGAGCTCGGTTAGGTTTAGTTGAATGTGTGAATCATGAACTCTTGCAGCCTTATCCTGTTCTTCATGAAAAGCCTGGTAATATACTATGTTTAGCCATGATATTATTAGATCCTGTGGTTTAATTCTTTTAGCACTGATTGGATCCGGTGGTTTCTTCAGGTGATTATGTTGCGCACATCAAATTCACGGTGTTGTTGATGCCAAACGGATCAGACCGCATCACATCTCATGCGCTCCAAGAATTGCAGCCGACCAAAACGATTGACGATCCTGAAATTAAGGCCTGGCTAGCATTGGCCACAAAGACAAAGAAGAAGGGTGgtggaaagaagaagaaaggtagGCAGGAAAAACtgaataaaaaaatcacaacaaatctaagggtgtgtttggtttgcaatttcaatttcattgttttcttcagaattttgtaaagaaagaagcaagaacggtaaaaatgataaaatttgttTTCTGTTTCCACCATCtggtttctgtttttctttccttCACGATTCTGAAAACAGAATGAGAATGTAAATCAAACACACCCGAAGGCTCTCTTTCATAAATCATATTCAAATCCTTCACTTCCATGTTAACTTGGATATGTGGTTGTCATCATCCATGTGGTCAAATGGTGGCTTAAGAAATGCTTTCTTGTGTGTAGGTAAGAAGGGTGCTGAAGCTGAGCCCATGGAAGAGGAGGCAACAAATGGTGCCACACCCCAAGAATGAGATCTGCTCctcaaaaaaaggaaaaggaaaaaaagaaaaagaaatattgtTTTGATTTCTCATTTGATATCTTCCAAAATTTTCTACCGTGTTGTATGACATGTGCTTGAATGAGAATTTAGTGTTCGATGTTCAGGATAAAGTTTAGTTGGAATTTCCTCTGCTCGTTTCATTAGCACATTCTTTGAACAAGGAAAGTAGTTAATTTTAAATCGGTTTTGTCTGGCAAATGGGTTAATTGGCATTGGACTAGAAATTCATTTAATGAAGACTCTAAAAAATTGAGtattaaagtaataataaactaataaatgatatttgcaaaattcataatttattGAACATTAAAAGACTTCTATAAACCCAATTTTTAcattattgaatttttatttatctattttgtttttgtattcCTAAATTTAAGTTATTTAGTTCTTTTTACCAATTTAAGTCTGTAGATCActctattcataattttatttatatataaaattgatctaATTATTCTGTTGATTTTTATAgtgtttcaaaatttataatttggtctttatatttttttaattaggtttttatattaactttaattttgtaattagtttatttttatataaaaaaattaaaattaatagaatattcttaaaaaatatgtagTTAAATATCNNNNNNTATATAATAATTGATTGAATACTAAATTTTTAgtgtatataaaatatttttttataatcaaattggtGATATATAACCAATATTTTCCTTTAACTATGCCCTATTATAtagcacataaattttttaaacacagCTTACAAAGCTAACCATACAATTGCACGCATGATTCATTCATTGGCACTCACATGACATACCACATGCATGCCTAATGCCTTCAATTCCAACGTTCCCCTCAATTGATCAAAAACCTGCAGAGTCTTCTCCATTGGGTTATGAATTCAATTACCGTCA
This sequence is a window from Arachis duranensis cultivar V14167 chromosome 2, aradu.V14167.gnm2.J7QH, whole genome shotgun sequence. Protein-coding genes within it:
- the LOC107475322 gene encoding ERBB-3 BINDING PROTEIN 1 isoform X1 — translated: MSEDEREEKELDLTTPEVVTKYKSAAEIVNKALQLVVSECKPKSKIVDICEKGDSYIREQTGNMYKNVKRKIERGVAFPTCISVNNTVCHFSPLATDETVLEEGDILKIDMACHIDGFIAAVAHTHVLQQGPVTGRVADVIAAANTAAEVALRLVRPGRKNKDVTDAIQKVAAAYDCKIVEGVLSHQMKQFVIDGNKVVLSVSNPDTRVDDAEFEENEVYAIDIVASTGEGKPKLLDEKQTTIYKRAVDKSYHLKMKASRFIFSEISQNFPIMPFSARALEEKRARLGLVECVNHELLQPYPVLHEKPGDYVAHIKFTVLLMPNGSDRITSHALQELQPTKTIDDPEIKAWLALATKTKKKGGGKKKKGKKGAEAEPMEEEATNGATPQE
- the LOC107475322 gene encoding ERBB-3 BINDING PROTEIN 1 isoform X2, which encodes MYKNVKRKIERGVAFPTCISVNNTVCHFSPLATDETVLEEGDILKIDMACHIDGFIAAVAHTHVLQQGPVTGRVADVIAAANTAAEVALRLVRPGRKNKDVTDAIQKVAAAYDCKIVEGVLSHQMKQFVIDGNKVVLSVSNPDTRVDDAEFEENEVYAIDIVASTGEGKPKLLDEKQTTIYKRAVDKSYHLKMKASRFIFSEISQNFPIMPFSARALEEKRARLGLVECVNHELLQPYPVLHEKPGDYVAHIKFTVLLMPNGSDRITSHALQELQPTKTIDDPEIKAWLALATKTKKKGGGKKKKGKKGAEAEPMEEEATNGATPQE